The window gaaactctatgactgtagggccattatcactgctacacagtcagggaactctatgactgtagggccattatcactgctacacagccaggaaactctatgactgtagggccattatcactgctacacagtcaggaaactgtatgactgtagggccattatcactgctacacagtcagggaactctatgactgtagggccattatcactgctacacagtcaggaaactctatgactgtagggccattatcactgctacacagCCAGGAAACTGtatgactgtagggccattatcactgttacacagtcaggaaactctatgactgtagggccattatcactgctacacagtcaggaaactctatgactgtagggccattatcactgctacacagtcaggaaactctatgactgtagggccattatcactgctacacagtcaggaaactctatgactgtagggccattatcactgctacacagtcaggaaactcgatgactgtagggccattatcactgctacacagCCAGGGAACTCtatgactgtagggccattatcactgctacacagtcaggaaactctatgactgtagggccattatcactgctacacagtcagggaactctatgactgtagggccattatcactgctacacagtcaggaaactctatgactgtagggccattatcactgctacacagtcaggaaactctatgactgtagggccattatcactgctacacagCCAGGAAACTGtatgactgtagggccattatcactgttacacagtcaggaaactctatgactgtagggccattatcactgctacacagtcaggaaactctatgactgtagggccattatcactgctacacagtcagggaactctatgactgtagggccattatcactgctacacagtcaggaaactctatgactgtagggccattatcactgctacacagtcaggaaactcgatgactgtagggccattatcactgctacacagCCAGGGAACTCtatgactgtagggccattatcactgctacacagtcaggaaactctatgactgtagggccattatcactgctacacagtcaggaaactctatgactgtagggccattatcactgctacacagCCAGGAAACTGtatgactgtagggccattatcactgttacacagtcaggaaactctatgactgtagggccattatcactgctacacagtcaggaaactctatgactgtagggccattatcactgctacacagtcaggaaactcgatgactgtagggccattatcactgctacacagCCAGGGAACTCtatgactgtagggccattatcactgctacacagtcaggaaactctatgactgtagggccattatcactgctacacagtcagggaactctatgactgtagggccattatcactgctacacagtcaggaaactctatgactgtagggccattatcactgctacacagtcaggaaactctatgactgtagggccattatcactgctacacagCCAGGAAACTGtatgactgtagggccattatcactgttacacagtcaggaaactctatgactgtagggccattatcactgctacacagtcaggaaactctatgactgtagggccattatcactgctacacagtcagggaactctatgactgtagggccattatcactgctacacagtcaggaaactctatgactgtagggccattatcactgctacacagtcaggaaactcgatgactgtagggccattatcactgctacacagCCAGGGAACTCtatgactgtagggccattatcactgctacacagtcaggaaactctatgactgtagggccattatcactgctacacagtcagggaactctatgactgtagggccattatcactgctacacagtcaggaaactctatgactgtagggccattatcactgctacacagCCAGGAAACTGtatgactgtagggccattatcactgctacacagtcaggaaactctatgactgtagggccattatcactgctacacagCCAGGAAACTGtatgactgtagggccattatcactgctacacagCCAGGAAACTGtatgactgtagggccattatcactgctacacagCCAGGAAACTGtatgactgtagggccattatcactgctacacagtcaggaaactctatgactgtagggccattatcactgctacacagtcaggaaactctatgactgtagggccattatcactgctacacagtcaggaaactctatgactgtagggccattatcactgctacacagtcaggaaactctatgactgtagggccattatcactgctacacagtcaggaaactctatgactgtagggccattatcactgctacacagtcaggaaactctATGACTGTATCACTACTACACAGTTTCTATTTGGTTtgagtcattttaaagtatattgagttGGTTTTCCTACATGTTTATTTTACTCATACCACCCGTGGGCTGGATTGGACCCCCACACGCGGACCAGATTGGACCCCCTCGCGAGCCGGATTGGACCCCGTTCGGCCTGCGGGCCATATGTTTGACATCCCTGATTTAGAGGAAGAATCAAATAGTATCTGACATCAATATAAATGTATTGTCATTGGGCTTTGCTCTTGTACGCCTACTGTGCAGTACAAACAGGTGAAAACTGTATTTTTACCCTGTCCTTGAACTCTCCGTTAAATGCAAACTGGTTCTCAGGTTTTCCATCAggaattttatattttttgaACCACTCAAATGTAGCTTCCAGATACCCAGGCTTCAGTCTTCTTACGTCATCAATATCTGCATTGATCACAAGAAGAAGATGTGTATTCCATGGTTAGCCACAAACACATTTAAACACCCACTGCTGTGTAACTGTTGATCAGATATCAGACAGACATTCCATCAGCGTCTTAAGGTCTCTGAAAGAAAGTAAGTAACCTTGTCCAAGTCAGAATGGCCCATCAACTCACCACATACTGACACCtgctcctgtttctgtagcgtgaggcagcttgacgTATGAGTACATCAttctggacaggatgctagtctattgAAGTGCCTCTAAAAAGCGCTAAATAAATCCCATATATTCTGAATATGTATTAGATGTCCTCATACTGTTAAAGTTGTTGGCCTCTGGATCCTCCATGTTGATGACGATGACTTTCCAGTCTGTTTCTCCTTCGTCGATCAGAGCCAGAGTGCCCAGCACCTTGACTTTAATCACCTCTCCACGAGAGCACACCTCAAAATCACAacgagagaagaagaagaagaagaaggagagagaaggagaaagggagcgagagagaacgagagagagagagagagagagagaaagaaagaaagagagagaaagaaagagagagagagaaagagagagaaagagagagagagagagagagagagagagagagagagagagagagagaaagaaagagagagaaagaaagagagagagagaaagagagagagagagagaaagagagagagagggagaaagagattgagagagagagagagagagagagagagagagagagagaaagaaagagagagagaaagaaagagagagagagaaagagagagagggagaaagagagagaaagaaagagagagaaagaaagagagagagaaagagagagagagaaagaaagagagagagaaagaaagagagagagagaaagagagagagggagaaagagagagaaagaaagagagagaaagaaagagagagagaaagagagagagagaaagaaagagagagagaaagaaagagagagagagaaagagagagagagagagagagagagaagaaagagagagagaaagaaagagagagagagaaagagagagagagagagagagagagggagaaagagaacgagaTTGACAACATTCAATTAGAAGACTATGAATTAAGATAGTACATTCACACAACCATGTTCCTTTGACAAGTAGAAAACACACACTGAATAATAACAGAAAGTTTCCTCCATTCAATAAAGTTGTAGCACAGTACCTTGTATCCTATGTCACAGATGTCAATAGGGTCATTGTCACCACAGCATCCTGTATCTCTGTCTTTATGGCCTGGGTCCTCCCATGTCTGATAATAAATAAAGATGGGAGAACAGTGATTGATAACCTGGTTCTATTTTAAGTAAGCGACAACTTATAAAGCCATTATAGAACATTCATAAATTCTATAGATGCTTCATAAATCATTCATAAACCCTAAAGATGCTTCAGAAATCATTCATAAACCCTATAAATGCTTCATAAATCATTCATAAACTCTAAAGATTCTTCAGAAATGATTCATAAACCCTATAGAtgcttcagaaattattcataaACCATAAAGATGCTTCAGAAATCATTCATAAACCCTATAAATGCTTCATAAATCATTCATAAACTCTAAAGATTCTTCAGAAATGATTCATAAACCCTATAGAtgcttcagaaattattcataaACCATAAAGATGCTTCAGAAATCATTCATAAACCATAAAGATGCTTCCGAAATCATTCATAACCCGTATAGATGCTTCAGAAATCATTCATAATCCCTATAGATGCTTCAGAAATCATTCATAGGCAAATCTCATGCTAGAAAGCTACTGATAAGGAAGGGAAAATGTGTGTTTTCTTTTATATTGTCATTTTATAAACGTTCAATACATTTAACCAAAATGTTTCTATTCTAGGGAGAGATAGTACACCCCTGGTTAACGTGCCTGTGGGATGGCTCCATAATTCCAGATGTATCCTTTGTGTGGAAACACGTTGGCCACATAACGAAGGTTCCCCTTTTTGATATCTTGCTTCAATGGATTTAGAGGGTCTTTGGTggcaatctgagggaaatattacaacattcACATGAAACAATGAATGGAAATATTAAGTGACTGATGACTTTGTACCTGTTTACTATGTGTTTGCAATAGAATACTGAATAAACAATAAGCATAAAACCATACTGCTAATTCTTGTGGAGTGGAACAAGAACTTCACTTCTGTCTCACCAGAGCTTCTTTCAAGGTTCATACATTGAGCTAACAAAGGATCATACGACAACAAGACAAGTACTGAAACAAACCTCCATCTTTGCATTGGTCCATCTGGGCACCTCAACAACAGCATGGAAGATGTTCTGTTGGAGGACATAGAGttaactcaacaacatcatggaagatgttctgttggaggaaatagagttaactcaacaacatcatggaagatgttctgttggaggaaatagagttaactcaacaacatcatggaagATGTTCTGTTGGAGGAAATAGCGttaactcaacaacatcatggaagatgttctgttggaggaaatagagttaactcaacaacatcatggaagatgttctgttggtggaaatagagttaactcaacaacatcatggaagatgttctgttggaggacatagagttaactcaacaacatcatggaagATGTTCTGTTGGTGGACATAGAGttaactcaacaacatcatggaagatgttctgttggaggaaatagagttaactcaacaacatcatggaagATGTTCTGTTGGAGGACATAGTCAGAGttaactcaacaacatcatggaagatgttctgttggtggaaatagagttaactcaacaacatcatggaagatgttctgttggaggaaatagagttaactcaacaacatcatggaagatgttctgttggaggacatagagttaactcaacaacatcatggaagatgttctgttggaggacatagagttaactcaacaacatcatggaagatgttctgttggaggaaatagagttaactcaacaacagcatggaagatgttctgttggaggaaatagagttaactcaacaacatcatggaagatgttctgttggaggaaatagagttaactcaacaacatcatggaagatgttctgttggaggacatagagttaactcaacaacatcatggaagatgttctgttggaggacatagagttaactcaacaacatcatggaagATGTTCTGTTGGAGGACATAGTCAGAGTTAACTCAACAACAGCATGGAAGATGTTCTGTTGGAGGACATAGAGttaactcaacaacatcatggaagATGTTCTGTTGGTGGAAATAGAGTTAACTCAACAACAGCATGGAAGATGTTCTGTTGGAGGACATAGTCAGAGttaactcaacaacatcatggaagatgttctgttggaggaaatagagttaactcaacaacatcatggaagatgttctgttggaggaaatagagttaactcaacaacagcatggaagatgttctgttggaggaaatagagttaactcaacaacatcatggaagatgttctgttggaggaaatagagttaactcaacaacagcatggaagatgttctgttggaggacatagagttaactcaacaacatcatggaagatgttctgttggaggaaatagagttaactcaacaacatcatggaagatgttctgttggaggaaatagagttaactcaacaacatcatggaagatgttctgttggaggaaatagagttaactcaacaacatcatggaagatgttctgttggatgaaatagagttaactcaacaacagcatggaagatgttctgttggaggacatagagttaactcaacaacatcatggaagatgttctgttggaggaaatagagttaactcaacaacatcatggaagATGTTCTGTTGGAGGAAATAGTCAAGGTTAACACCAATGTTTCAGATATCACCACATTTCTGTTGAAAAACACAATTAAATAATGATTGTTgcttaatcacacacacacacacacacacacacacacacacacacacacacacacacacacacacacacacacacacacacacacacacacacaccatacctgAGCTTCATCTGCATAAATTGGTATGTCATGGAATGGAGAGACGTATTTTCCCTCAGTATTTCCTGTGTAGAGAGGCAGTGATGAATGCACAGTATATCAGAAACATACTACTGTACTAATACATTCCAGTCACTTCAAACCACCTGATTATTAATGAACAGTAATGTGGGGGACTTACGCCAACATGGAAGTCGTCGACTCACATACGGACATACTGTAGATGCCTATACTGTAGCACGAGAGCCATACTGTAGTATGTACATGTCAAGCTGTATAGCTACCACCACTAAGCTAGTTCACTACGTACCAAGCTAGACACAGCTACAGTCTAATGTCTTTAGCTCTACACTATACAGTGATGTATTGAAAGAGCTGGTCACTCACTGAAAAACACCCtgtagtccagtgtgttgggcTTGCCCCTCTCCTCGATGGTGAAGCTCATGTCTACTGCCTTATTTTGTCCAGTCTGCTCCTTGGTACTGCTGCTAGTGGGCCTACTTCCTGTACTACCTGTAGGAGTAGACAATGGGAAGCCCATCTCCTCGTCATGCAGGTTAACTAGTAGGTTAAGACCGTAGGTTGGAGCGGGAGGGAGTGTGTGCAGGAGGCATGTGCACGTCTTAAGGCCATGGCAGGGGTTGGTGACGTCAggcttggtctgtgtgtgtgtctctgtgtgtgtgtgtgtgtgtgtgtgtgtgtgtgtgtgtgtgtgtgacaacagaaggggtgggggggggcaagTCTATAAGGCTCTGTGTTAGTCGGTGAACAAGGAACTACCTTCAATGTTACAATAACTGCACAGTTAAATATAGCACAGTACGTGGGTGAATTTAGACTTTGAGAAAGCTATAATTGGTCCTTGGTAGCCTAACCTAATCCCTTTGCTGTATAGTCCTACCGCTTCCTTGTAAATCCCTGATCCCTACTGCTGTATAAGACAACTACATCAGAGGCTAgtcaaaatacaacacattactgtccTTGTTGGTAAGTGTTTTGATGCCCAGTTCCCTCCATAATTTAATAGACATACAATATAACAGTGTTAGCTGGCCTAAATGTCAGGGCTTTCTGAGTTCCTCTTCGTTCCAACTAAAACAGATGGAGCTGACTGGTGGTTAGAGTTcgaccagtctaatgtccatggCATGACCTTTCACCACCTgtgtaagtcccaaatggcaccctattccctaaatagtgcactgcttttgaccagagacctatggtgTTTAGGGCAATCTTACAGATTGTAAatgcaaataaaataaatatcataCTTATTCATGCTCTGAAAACAGATAATAACCTAGTCTTCATGCTCTGAAAACAGATAATAACCTAGTCTTCATGCTCTGAAAACAGATAATAACCTAGTCTTTATGCTCTGAAAACAGATAATAACCTGGTCTTTATGCTCTGAAAACAGATAATAACCTAGTCTTCATGCTCTGAAAACAGATAATAACCTAGTCTTCATGCTCTGAAAACAGATAATAACCTAGTCTTCATGCTCTGAAAACAGATAATAACCTAGTCTTTATGCTCTGAAAACAGATAATAACCTGGTCTTTATGCTCTGAAAACAGATAATAACCTAGTCTTTATGCTCTGAAAACAGATAATAACCTAGTCTTCATGCTCTGAAAACAGATAATAACCTAGTCTTCATGCTCTGAAAACAGATATTAACCTGGTCTTCATGCTCTGAAAACAGACAATAACCTGGTCTTCATGCTCTGAAAACAGACAATAACCTAGTCTTCATGCTCTGAAAACAGATAATAACCTAGTCTTCATGCTCTGAAAACAGATAATAACCTAGTCTTCATGCTCTGAAAACAGATAATAACCTAGTCTTCATGCTCTGAAAACAGATATTAACCTGGTATTCATGCTCTGAAAACAGATAATAACCTAGTCTTTATGCTCTGAAAACAGATATTAACCTGGTCTTTATGCTCTGAAAACAGACAATAACCTGGTCTTTATGCTCTGAAAACAGACAATAACCTGGTCTTCATGCTCTGAAAACAGACAATAACCTAGTCGTCATGCTCTGAAAACAGATAATAACCTAGTCTTCATGCTCTGAAAACAGATATTAACCTGGTCTTTATGCTCTGAAAACAGATAATAACCTGGTATTCATGCTCTGAAAACAGACAATAACCTGGTCTTTATGCTCTGAAAACAGACAATAACCTGGTCTTCATGCTCTGAAAACAGACAATAACCTAGTCTTCATGCTCTGAAAACAGACAATAACCTAGTCTTCATGCTCTGAAAACAGATAATAACCTAGTCTTCATGCTCTGAAAACAGATAATAACTTAGTTTTCATGCACAGAATTTGTTATGCAGTTATCTACCTATCTGGTGGGCTATCTGGTCTCAACTCCTTACCTTGAATTTGGCCTTGGTTCATCATCCCTCTTATGAAAGTCTCCAActttaatataatatatatattttttacatttccacACAACGGGGTACTGTAACAACCAATCAAACTATATAGACTACATTTAGCAAGCAAACTAATCCAAGGAGCTGATCAAATACAATTTGGAATAATAATATTTATTGAGTGTTTTCTAAATGAGTAAAGTAAGTCCATTCACAGGGGCATGAGAAGCTCCAAAGTGGGTGACGCCACTGAACTCAGACTGCTTGATTTAGTTGTCATCTACACTAGGAGGGACAGCACATCTCTCCAGTTATGATGATTGGTTGaagattatttaaaaaaagacGTAGCACCTAATTGCCATTCCTTTGATGATGAAAACACTGAGGCCCATTGTTAATAAGGACTATGTACTCGGTGTAGCTCTTGGTGCACTCTGGAAAGGCTACTGAAAAGTGTAAACAGCAACATCTAGTCATCTGTGAACTGAGCCCAACTCAAATGCACTTTCAGTAATGGCAGCAACTACAGTAGGCTCACGTGTTCTGTTCTGGACAGGCCTCAAGTTTGATAGTTCCCATACAGCAAACATGATGGGAAAAATGTCATGAAATAGAGGACAAACAATTGAATCTCTGAAGAATCAAAAGCAACTAATTGTACTATTGAAAAAGTCTGAAGGCACAGCATGCAATCTTCATTGTCTCTAGGTGTGGATAAAATGTCCATCTTAGAAGAAGACAAGGTCTTAGTTGTCTGTTGTAGTTTGAATTTCAAATGTTTGAGGAAATTGTTGAATGGCAGTTAACAAGTTGTTGTCCAAAGGATTTGACTTCAAGTTGATACACTTCAGAGCTGGCATGGCCTGCAACTTTTCCATGGGGACTTctgtgggagagatgaggagaagacACATTTTTAGACATTTGAGAAAGAGCCAATGAATGTTCACAAGAGACTAAAGGCGTCATTATGGCTGGTTCCTGATTCTCCACACTTCTCCCACTTCTCTGCACTTGCTCACTTTCTCTCACGGATTAAACAACGGTATTAACTGCCTCCAGCCAATTCTAACACCAATCCAACGGTATTAACTTCCTCCAGCCAATTCTAACACCAATCCAACGGTATTAACTGCCTCCAGCCAATTCTAACACCAATCCAACGGTATTAACTCCCTCCATACAATTATAACACCAATCCAACGGTATTAACTCCCTCCAGCCAATTCTAACACCAATCCAACAGTATTAACTCCCTCCAGCCAATTCTAACACCAATCCAACGGTATTAACTTCCTCCATACAATTCTAACACCAATCCAACGGTATTAACTGCCTCCAGCCAATTCTAACACCAATCCAACGGTATTAACTCCCTCCATACAATTATAACACCAATCCAACGGTATTAACTCCCTCCATACAATTCTAACACCAATCCAACAGTATTAACTCCCTCCAGCCAATTCTAACACCAATCCAACGGTATTAACTTCCTCCATACAATTCTAACACCAATCCAACGGTATTAACTTCCTCCAGCCAATTGTAACACCAATCCAAATGTATAAACTTCCTCCAGCCAATTGTAACACCAATCCAAATGTATAAACTTCCTCCAGCCAATTGTAACACCAATCCAAATGTATAAACTTCCTCCAGCCAATTGTAACACCAATGCAATGCATTTAAATCCTTGGAAGAAGGGTAGAGAATGGGAATGAAGCACTGACTCCATCTTACCAGTGATGTCATTTCCTTCCAGGTTGATTCGTTCCAGTGACTGGATGTCCGTCAGTCTCTCAGGGAAGACAGACAACTTGTTGTTGGCCAAGTTAATGCTGGTCAGATGTTGCAGATCCCCAACTACATCTGGCAGTTTAGTGATTACATTGCCGTGCAAATCCAGTTCTGAAAAGGTATTGGAAAATACTGCTAAATCACTAGCTAACTTACCTGAATATTCCTTGCACAGATTCAATACATTCAGTCAAATATTTGTCGATTACTGCTATATTAggctagtctggtcccagatctgtttgtgctcttgcctacTCCATTCTGTTATTGCCAAGCCAATGACAATTCCGTAAGGTGCTGGCAAGTGAACAGAAACAGACTAGCCACCAGAATAGTGTTAGGCTGCTATACTGGCCCCAGGCTTGTGTAAGGCTGCTATACTGGCCCCAGGCTAGTGTAAGGCTGCTATACTGGCCCCAAGCTAGTGTTAGGCTGCTATACTGGCCCCATGCTAGTGTTAGGCTGCTATACTGGCCCGAGGCTAGTGTTAGGCTGCTATACTGGCCCCAGGCTAGTGTTAGGCTGCTATACTGGCCCCAGGCTAGTGTTAGGCTGCTATACTGGCCCCAGGCTAGTGTTAGGCTGCTATACTGGCCCCAGGCTAGTGTTAGGCTGCTATACTGGCCCCAGGCTAGTGTTAGGCTGCTATACTGGCCCCAGGCTAGTGTTAGGCTGCTATGCTGGCCACCAGGCTAGTGTTAGGCTGCTATACTGGCCCCAGGCTAGTGTGAACTGCTATACTGGCCCCGAGCTAATGTTAGGCTGCTATAGTGGCCCCGGGCTAGTGTGAGCTGCTATACTGGCCATAGGCTAGTGTTAGGCTGCTATACAAAGATGCGTGCTACCTTAAAGATAAAAACTTTAAAGCTATCAATCTGATATCTTGTGATAGTGTTATATAAAAGGCCCCTCCACTAAAACATAttaagttggggggggggggggggggggagagtatGCATGCATAGCTACCTCTCAATTGAGTGAAGGTTTTGAAGAATTTGCTAGTAACTCCCTTCATCTCATTGTCAGCCAACGTGATGATGTGTATCTTCTCTGCAACGCTGTTGAGGACCCTGAATACACCATCTGGGAAACTGATCAGTTTGCAGTTTGACAGATCTAAAGAAATAAAGGAGAACAATTAGGAATGGCCATGGttacatctcaaatggcaccctattccctatttagtgcactacttttgaccagggcccatagggctctgttcaaaa is drawn from Salmo trutta unplaced genomic scaffold, fSalTru1.1, whole genome shotgun sequence and contains these coding sequences:
- the LOC115190192 gene encoding leucine-rich repeat-containing protein 20 isoform X1, yielding MSEIRRPSIMAEAVANVARRVNATVEEEKDTLDLSNCKLISFPDGVFRVLNSVAEKIHIITLADNEMKGVTSKFFKTFTQLRELDLHGNVITKLPDVVGDLQHLTSINLANNKLSVFPERLTDIQSLERINLEGNDITEVPMEKLQAMPALKCINLKSNPLDNNLLTAIQQFPQTFEIQTTTDN
- the LOC115190200 gene encoding inorganic pyrophosphatase — translated: MGFPLSTPTGSTGSRPTSSSTKEQTGQNKAVDMSFTIEERGKPNTLDYRVFFRNTEGKYVSPFHDIPIYADEAQNIFHAVVEVPRWTNAKMEIATKDPLNPLKQDIKKGNLRYVANVFPHKGYIWNYGAIPQTWEDPGHKDRDTGCCGDNDPIDICDIGYKVCSRGEVIKVKVLGTLALIDEGETDWKVIVINMEDPEANNFNNIDDVRRLKPGYLEATFEWFKKYKIPDGKPENQFAFNGEFKDRDFALKTVKETHEFWKALISKKTNAGELNCTNTCVTDSPFCCSTTDAKAVVDAACAFGPEDPIPSAVDKWFYV
- the LOC115190192 gene encoding leucine-rich repeat-containing protein 20 isoform X2, which encodes MAEAVANVARRVNATVEEEKDTLDLSNCKLISFPDGVFRVLNSVAEKIHIITLADNEMKGVTSKFFKTFTQLRELDLHGNVITKLPDVVGDLQHLTSINLANNKLSVFPERLTDIQSLERINLEGNDITEVPMEKLQAMPALKCINLKSNPLDNNLLTAIQQFPQTFEIQTTTDN